DNA sequence from the Tenacibaculum mesophilum genome:
AGCTAAAAAATACAATATTGAAATTGAAGAAACCGAGCAGTCTGATGAACAAAAACAGCAGATGAATGAGCGAGAAAGTATGTTCCTGGTTTCAAAATTTGCCAAAGACTACTTTCATGATGTATTAATGAATACACAAAACGGAAGAGCAATTGGGCTGTCTTATTTCAAAGAGAGAGGATTTAGAGAAGATACTATTGAAAAATTTGATTTAGGGTATTGTAAAGACGAATGGGATAATTTTACCAAAGCAGCATTGGACAAAGGGTATGATTTAAAATATCTAAAATCTACAGGTTTAACGATTGTAAAAGAAGGAGGAGCAGAAGATAGGAAGTTCGACCGATTCAAAGGGCGTGTGATGTTTCCTATTCACAGTATGTCTGGTCGTATTTTAGGTTTTGGAGGTAGAATACTTACTAACGATAAAAAGGCCGCAAAATACCTCAATTCTCCTGAGAGTGATATCTATCATAAAAGTAAAATTCTTTACGGTCTATATCAAGCTAAAAAAGAAATAGCGAAAGAAGATAACTGTTTTTTAGTAGAAGGATATACTGATGTAATTTCATTTCATCAATCAGGAATTGAAAATGTCGTAGCCTCTTCTGGTACAGCATTAACACCCGATCAAATTCGTTTGGTAAATCGATTAACACAGAATATAACTGTGCTTTTTGATGGTGATGCAGCTGGAATTAGAGCCTCAATTCGTGGAATAGATTTAATTCTTGAGCAAGGAATGAATGTAAGGGTAGTGGCTTTCCCTGAAGGTGAAGACCCTGATAGTTTTGCCAAAGCACATTCAAATGCTGAATTAAAACAGTATTTAGAAGAGAAGTCACAAGACTTTATAGAGTTTAAAGTTTCTTTATTAATGAAAGAAGCGGCGAACGACCCTGTAAAAAAAGCAGGTTTAATTCGAGATATAGTTACAAGTATTTCTAAAATTCCTGATGGTATTCAACGGGAAGTGTATGTGCAAGAGTGTGCACGTATTATGGACATTTCCGAGAGAGTATTATTTAGTGAGTTAGCCCAGTTGTTAAAAAAAGGAGCAACAGCAATGAGAAAGAGTAGTGCAGGGCAAGACCCTAACCAACCACCTTCAGAATACTTTCAAGAGCAAGGACAAGCTTCAATGGAAGCAATAAAAGGAGGAAAAGGGAAGTTGCAACACAATATCAACCAATTAAATATTCTTGAAAAAGAAGTTATTAGAATATTGTTGTTATACGGAAATGAAGTTGTTGATTTTGTAAACTGGGTAGATGCAGTTGATGAAAGAGGGCGTCCATTTTTAGAAAAAGAAGAATATCAAAATACGGTTTCAAACGAGTTGTACTTGAACTTACAAGAAGACGAAATAGAGTTTACCAACGAAATATTTCGATTAACCTATTATGAGTTAATTCATCAATTAAATCAAGATGAAAAAATTAAAGTAGATCATTTGGTAATGCACGAAAATCCACAAATATCTAGCTTAGTAACGAATATTTTGATGGATGAAGAAAAATACAATCTAAGCGATTGGGAGCGTAAAGAAGTTTTTGTAACGGAAACCGTAAAAATTCTTCCAAAGTTGGTAACGGATGCTATTTTAAACTTACGTAGAGTTTTGATTGAAGAAAAAATTAAAGAAATCCTACAAGAAAGCCAAGAGCAAAAAGCAGTTCCAAATCTAGAAGAAATAAGTAATTATACAGGGTTGAAAAAACGTCTTTTTGAAAAATTAAACCGTGTAATCTAAATATCACTCACTAAGAATAAAATTAATAGAAAAGTAAAATTATTTTATTATTTAAATTCTTTAGGAATTTCACAAATAGGAATAGGTATCATTTTATGTTGATTAATTCGGTTGAGACGTGTGTATATTTTATATACTTCTAACTCTCTACCAGAAAATTCATCCACAGTTTTACCAGCATCTTGCATTTCCATTGCCCATTCTAACTCATCATATGAAGCTCCAATTTGGTCTTCATCAGTTCTACTATCTCCAAACAAACCATCGGTAGGTTGTGCTTTTTGAATAGAAGAAGGAACATCTAAATATGCGGCCAATTCATAT
Encoded proteins:
- the dnaG gene encoding DNA primase — translated: MITQQTIDKVFENARVEEVIGEFVQLKKSGSNFKGLSPFTDERTPSFMVSPVKQIWKDFSTGKGGNAISFLMEHEHYTYPEAIRWLAKKYNIEIEETEQSDEQKQQMNERESMFLVSKFAKDYFHDVLMNTQNGRAIGLSYFKERGFREDTIEKFDLGYCKDEWDNFTKAALDKGYDLKYLKSTGLTIVKEGGAEDRKFDRFKGRVMFPIHSMSGRILGFGGRILTNDKKAAKYLNSPESDIYHKSKILYGLYQAKKEIAKEDNCFLVEGYTDVISFHQSGIENVVASSGTALTPDQIRLVNRLTQNITVLFDGDAAGIRASIRGIDLILEQGMNVRVVAFPEGEDPDSFAKAHSNAELKQYLEEKSQDFIEFKVSLLMKEAANDPVKKAGLIRDIVTSISKIPDGIQREVYVQECARIMDISERVLFSELAQLLKKGATAMRKSSAGQDPNQPPSEYFQEQGQASMEAIKGGKGKLQHNINQLNILEKEVIRILLLYGNEVVDFVNWVDAVDERGRPFLEKEEYQNTVSNELYLNLQEDEIEFTNEIFRLTYYELIHQLNQDEKIKVDHLVMHENPQISSLVTNILMDEEKYNLSDWERKEVFVTETVKILPKLVTDAILNLRRVLIEEKIKEILQESQEQKAVPNLEEISNYTGLKKRLFEKLNRVI